The Acinetobacter defluvii genome includes a region encoding these proteins:
- the hisS gene encoding histidine--tRNA ligase produces MSSIVAIKGFNDILPTQTPAWRRLEQHLASLMDAYGYQQIRLPMVEQTNLFKRSIGDATDIVEKEMYTFLDKGNPPESLTLRPEGTAGCVRAMLEHNLLRGANPRVWYVGPMFRYEKPQKGRYRQFHQFGVETFGVATPDQDAELILMTARLWKRMGVADKVQLELNTLGESDERAEYRTALVEFLNAHKAELDEDSQRRLSTNPLRILDSKDARTQEILENAPKLHDFMGEDTMQHFAQLQQYLTDAGIEFVINQKLVRGLDYYNKTVFEWTTTHLGSQGTVCAGGRYDGLVGQLKAKPEQSVPAVGFAMGMERLLLLLEQVEDNTPVRECELFLVSDPATQGKALVLAEQIRDQLETANRSIRLKTGSQGSMKSQMKKADQSGAVYALIYGEREQAAQQVLVKELATAEQHEVKVADLVAFSIEKLSSK; encoded by the coding sequence ATGAGTTCAATTGTCGCAATTAAAGGTTTTAATGATATTCTTCCAACGCAAACCCCTGCGTGGAGACGTTTAGAACAACATTTAGCATCATTGATGGATGCGTATGGTTATCAACAAATTCGTTTACCAATGGTGGAACAAACCAATTTGTTTAAGCGTTCTATTGGTGATGCAACGGATATTGTTGAAAAAGAGATGTACACATTTTTAGACAAAGGTAATCCACCAGAGTCTTTGACTTTGCGTCCTGAAGGGACAGCAGGTTGTGTACGTGCCATGCTTGAACACAACTTACTTCGTGGTGCAAACCCACGTGTTTGGTATGTGGGACCGATGTTCCGTTATGAAAAACCACAAAAAGGGCGTTATCGTCAGTTCCATCAGTTTGGTGTGGAAACTTTTGGAGTTGCAACACCTGACCAAGATGCAGAATTGATTTTGATGACTGCACGTTTGTGGAAACGCATGGGCGTGGCGGATAAAGTTCAATTAGAGTTGAATACTTTAGGCGAGTCAGATGAACGTGCGGAATATCGTACTGCATTGGTTGAATTTTTAAATGCACATAAAGCAGAATTGGATGAAGATTCTCAGCGTCGTTTAAGCACCAATCCACTGCGTATTTTAGATTCTAAAGATGCACGTACTCAAGAAATCTTGGAAAATGCGCCTAAGCTGCATGACTTCATGGGTGAAGATACCATGCAGCATTTTGCACAGTTGCAGCAATATTTAACTGATGCAGGTATAGAATTTGTAATCAATCAAAAACTAGTACGTGGTTTAGATTATTACAATAAAACAGTATTTGAATGGACAACTACACATTTAGGGTCACAAGGCACCGTATGTGCGGGTGGTCGTTATGATGGTTTAGTTGGACAGTTAAAAGCTAAGCCAGAACAATCTGTACCAGCAGTTGGTTTTGCGATGGGTATGGAACGTTTATTGCTGCTTCTTGAGCAAGTTGAAGACAATACCCCAGTCCGTGAATGTGAATTGTTCTTGGTGTCTGATCCAGCAACACAGGGCAAAGCTTTAGTTTTGGCTGAGCAAATTCGTGATCAACTTGAAACAGCAAATCGTTCTATTCGCTTAAAAACAGGTTCACAAGGGTCGATGAAAAGCCAAATGAAAAAGGCAGACCAGTCAGGTGCAGTGTATGCCTTGATTTATGGAGAACGTGAACAGGCAGCACAACAGGTCTTAGTCAAAGAGCTTGCAACAGCAGAACAACATGAAGTCAAAGTTGCTGACTTAGTGGCATTTTCTATAGAAAAACTTTCTTCAAAATAA
- the ispG gene encoding flavodoxin-dependent (E)-4-hydroxy-3-methylbut-2-enyl-diphosphate synthase codes for MIENPIKRRPTRKIRVGSVYVGGDAPISIQSMTNTETCDVEATVAQIQRCVDVGADIMRVSVPSMEAAQAFGEIRKRVTVPLVADIHFDYKIALAVADLGADCLRINPGNIGSEAKIREVVAAAKHHDISMRIGVNAGSLEKDIQKKYGEPTGQALLESAMRHIDILDRLDFQEFKVSVKASNVFLTMDAYRLLSEQIDNPLHLGVTEAGVYRTGSVKSAIALGGLLMEGIGDTMRISLAAEPEEEIKIGFDILKSLSLRSNGINFIACPSCSRQEFNVIKVMQTLEERLEDVRTPMDVSVIGCKVNGPGEAKEADIGVVGAAPRSLVYRNGEKSHLIDTNQLVDEIEAMVRQRIVELEEAKAKEIIRTSFSE; via the coding sequence ATGATTGAAAATCCTATAAAACGCCGTCCAACCCGAAAAATCCGTGTCGGTTCGGTGTATGTTGGTGGTGATGCGCCGATTAGCATCCAAAGTATGACCAATACTGAAACCTGTGATGTCGAGGCAACGGTTGCTCAGATTCAGCGTTGTGTGGATGTGGGAGCAGACATCATGCGTGTGTCTGTGCCAAGCATGGAAGCAGCCCAAGCTTTTGGTGAAATTCGTAAACGTGTGACTGTACCTTTGGTTGCAGATATTCACTTTGATTATAAAATCGCACTTGCTGTTGCTGACTTAGGTGCGGATTGTTTACGAATTAATCCGGGAAATATTGGCTCGGAAGCGAAAATCCGTGAAGTGGTTGCGGCAGCCAAACATCATGATATTTCCATGCGAATCGGGGTGAATGCAGGTTCATTGGAAAAAGATATTCAAAAAAAATATGGCGAGCCTACAGGTCAAGCATTGCTTGAATCTGCGATGCGTCATATTGATATTTTAGATCGTTTAGATTTCCAAGAGTTTAAAGTATCGGTCAAGGCATCGAATGTATTTTTAACGATGGATGCCTATCGTTTACTCTCCGAGCAAATCGACAATCCATTGCATTTGGGGGTAACAGAAGCAGGTGTCTACCGCACAGGTTCTGTTAAATCAGCGATTGCTTTGGGTGGTTTGTTGATGGAAGGCATTGGCGATACCATGCGTATTTCTTTGGCAGCAGAGCCTGAAGAAGAAATTAAAATCGGTTTTGATATTTTAAAATCATTGAGCTTGCGTTCTAATGGCATTAATTTTATTGCTTGCCCAAGTTGTTCACGTCAAGAATTTAACGTGATCAAAGTGATGCAAACTTTAGAAGAGCGTTTAGAAGATGTGCGTACACCGATGGATGTGTCCGTGATCGGATGTAAAGTAAATGGGCCAGGCGAAGCCAAAGAAGCTGATATTGGTGTGGTCGGGGCTGCACCGCGCTCACTGGTCTATCGTAATGGTGAAAAGAGCCATTTGATTGATACTAATCAATTGGTTGATGAAATCGAAGCAATGGTTCGTCAACGTATTGTAGAGCTTGAAGAAGCGAAAGCTAAAGAGATTATCCGCACAAGTTTTTCTGAGTAA